The DNA sequence GAAGGCCCCCCAGCGGACCATCATGAACGCGATCGTCGAGAGAAAGGAGGCGATCGTCATCACCATCATGTCCCGATTCTTGACGTGGGCGAGTTCGTGTGCGAGGACGCCGTCGAGTTCGTCCCGCTCGAGCGTGTTCATGAGCCCGGTCGTCACGCAGACGGCCGCGTTGCGCTGGTTGCGCCCGGTCGCGAAGGCGTTGGGTACCTTGGAGTCGACGACCGCCACCTTCGGCTTCGGGAGGTCGGCCTGCTGTGAGAGCCGTTCGATCGAGGCGTGCAGTTGCGGATACTCGTCGCGCGAGACCGTCTTCGCGCCCATACTCCGCAGCGTGAGCGTGTCGCTGAAGTAGTACTGGACCAGCGAGAACCCGCCGAACAGGAGCGCGAACACCAGCAGTCCGCCGCCGACGTAGGCGGTGATCACGCCGGCGAAGACGATGTACAGCGCAAACAACAGAAACATCGTCACGAACATCCGAAAGCGTAGTCCCCAGTCCGCCTGCCAGTTCATATCGTCAATTACGGGACGCGACGGAATAAGTATCACCACCTGACCCGCCGCGAGGCGACCCTATTCTCGCAGCGACGATCGAACCCCTTCGTTTCGGATGGAGACCGTGTGACTGAGTCACGTCTGACGCGCTCGAACCGAGCGGCCGTCCGACGAGCGTCTGCCGCGTTCGCCGTCTCGAGCGAACGAGCGACACGAGTGGCACAACGCAACGGGTCAAGACGGGTCGCTTAACTCCGTGAGATCCCAAACAGGGATAATGAGTGAGTCGCGTGCGTTCTGTCCCCGGTGTGGGGACGCGGTGCCCGAGCGGTCGGCGAGCGACGCGAACGATCCGTTGCGGCCCGGTGCGGAGGTCGAACTCTGCGATTCGTGTTACTTCGAGGACTTCGACTTCGTGGACGCGCCGGACCGGATCGACGTTCGCGTCTGTGCCCAGTGTGGGGCGGTCTACCGCGGCAACCGGTGGGTCGACGTCGGTGCGGAAGACTACACCGACATCGCCATCGAGGAGGTCAGTCAGGCGCTTGCCGTCCACGTCGACGTCGAAGACGTCGCCTGGCAGATCGATCCCGAACAGGTCGACCAGAACACGATCCGGATGCACTGTTTCTTTACTGGCGTCGTTCGCGGGACGCCAGTCGAGGAGCAGGTGACAGTGCCGGTCAAGATCGCCCGCCAGACCTGTACGCGGTGTGGGCGGATCGCCGGCGACTACTACGCCAGCATCGTCCAGATCCGCGCCGAGGACCGGACACCGACGAGCGACGAGATGGATCGGGCAAAGGAAATCGCAAACCAGACCGTCGCGGACATGGAGGCCACGGGCGACCGCAACGCCTTCGTCACCGAGGTCGGCGAGACCGACGACGGACTGAACATCAAGGTCTCGACGAACAAGATCGGCAAGAAGATCTCGAACAAGATGATCGAGGAATTCAGCGGCACCGTCAACGACGCCGAAACGCTCGTCACGGAAGACGAGGACGGCAACGAGGTCTATCGGGTCACCTTCGCCGTCCGCCTGCCACCGTACACGCCCGGCGACATCATCGACCTCGACGACGACGACGGCGGCCCCGTCCTCGTCCGCAGCGCCCACGGAAATCTCAAGGGCATCCGCGTCACGACCGGCGAGCGCTACGAGGCGAGCTACGAGGAAGGGAATTCGCCCGACGCACGGAAACTGGGCGACCTCGAGGACGCGACCGACGCGACGGTCGTCACGGTCGAAGACGACAACGCGGTGCAGCTCCTCGACCCCGAGACCTTCCAGGCGGAAACCGTCGCGCGACCGGACTACTTCGATCCCGAGGCCGAGACGGTGCCCGTGCTGAAGAGCCGGGCCGGACTGCACATCCTGCCCGACGAGCGCGATGACTGAGGACGAAGACGATGGGGCCGCAAGCGAGACGGACCCCGACCTCGAGCCGGCAGCCGATGCCGTTCTCGAGCGAACGAACGCGGACGCGCCGCTGGCAGCGATCGTCGACAAACCGCGGACGGAGGCGGCCATCGAGTCGCTGCGCGCCGAGGGCGTCTACGACGAGTCGCGACGCGTCTGCGAGGACG is a window from the Natrinema sp. HArc-T2 genome containing:
- the htpX gene encoding zinc metalloprotease HtpX; its protein translation is MNWQADWGLRFRMFVTMFLLFALYIVFAGVITAYVGGGLLVFALLFGGFSLVQYYFSDTLTLRSMGAKTVSRDEYPQLHASIERLSQQADLPKPKVAVVDSKVPNAFATGRNQRNAAVCVTTGLMNTLERDELDGVLAHELAHVKNRDMMVMTIASFLSTIAFMMVRWGAFFGGGHGRGREGGGSGIIVAILVSLVVWIISYLLIRALSRYREFAADRGAAAITGNPSALASALLKISGQMDKVPKDDMREEAEMNAFFIIPIKSGVVGRLFSTHPPTERRVEQLRDLEREMQTF
- a CDS encoding 60S ribosomal export protein NMD3, with product MSESRAFCPRCGDAVPERSASDANDPLRPGAEVELCDSCYFEDFDFVDAPDRIDVRVCAQCGAVYRGNRWVDVGAEDYTDIAIEEVSQALAVHVDVEDVAWQIDPEQVDQNTIRMHCFFTGVVRGTPVEEQVTVPVKIARQTCTRCGRIAGDYYASIVQIRAEDRTPTSDEMDRAKEIANQTVADMEATGDRNAFVTEVGETDDGLNIKVSTNKIGKKISNKMIEEFSGTVNDAETLVTEDEDGNEVYRVTFAVRLPPYTPGDIIDLDDDDGGPVLVRSAHGNLKGIRVTTGERYEASYEEGNSPDARKLGDLEDATDATVVTVEDDNAVQLLDPETFQAETVARPDYFDPEAETVPVLKSRAGLHILPDERDD